In the genome of Epinephelus moara isolate mb chromosome 14, YSFRI_EMoa_1.0, whole genome shotgun sequence, the window AGtatatattttgggtggggcaCCACAATGGTTTGAggtgaaggtgtgagaaagaatagtatcagtaacattgttaacactgtgctacattacagagaaatacaaaaccgtactaatgaaccttcattaatataggcctatattttatcttatttacatatcaccttgggttcgtccttcaccttctcaaaatgatcccacactttggatttcctgcccgacatgttattaactagcctgtggaataaccacaggtaccagccctggaaattaacctgactcctgtctgactgctgagcgtggacacttcctgtgtctgtcctttcaaattaaattcccacatggtccagtcatataggttttgatttattttgacaatagagtttcactttttttttaaaaatatatttttaaacctttcgacctttctggtcgactaacgtttggtcggccattggggggcagccctacaaaaTGCAACCATTTAAAATAGTATGCACCTTTCctgagaaaaaattaaaaaaaaacataaatcccTCTCCAATGCTTAAAATATTAcgtgacatgcctccccctttttgcaccacccctgGCCCCCTCATAAAtgaagaacagtccctaatacATTGTTATTTATATTTACGTTTTGTagtaataatctgaatctgcaaattAACAAGtaactgcatttttaaaataaatgtaatgaagTTAAAAGTAAAAACTAACATGGAAATATTTGTAAAGTACAAATATGTGAATattgtatttaagtacagtacttgaataCTActtaaatgtacttagttactttccaccactgcggTGAAGTTTCACTTTAACTGCTGCTCAGGAGTAGGCCTGAGGtagaaataaaattatttaatttcagTACCGCCATCTCTGCTCTGCGCTCCAACATGTGCTCGGAACATACAAAGCAAAGAGcttgacttttttatttaatatttgtatttCTCTAGATGTTGAGaagtttttaaaatatcatgACACATATAAGCAGCAGCGGAGGACCTGCCGGCTGATATTCATGCCCACACTGCCACTTCCTCCTGAATGGCAGTATTTACGGCAGCACGAGCTTCACCTTGTGCTTTTATTCTAGCCTgcttccagaccatagacccgaCGACCTGATACTGACACAGTGTGTAACGACTTTTCCTGCGTGCTGTCCCAACATAACTTCActatctgtcagtgtgtgtactgCGCTTGCTGTGCGCATCCGTGCGTCAAGAgataggcccaatcccaattcctatcttaaccctcaatcttaattctcaagctcaaccctcaatctcactagccctcaaaaccaagtgttaagggctatcttgtgactttaaaatgggacacccctCAAAGGCAAATACGTCTTAAGACTGTCAGGGGCAGCAATATGCCAAAACTCCGTCCAGTCTGTcagttcaaagaagaagaaatatatgtCATCAGTAGTCGTCGATAAAAAGACGTgatgagtttgtttgttttttccaacactttatttctttatttcactttattcttgtacaaaacaagcagtgacagacatgaacagaacaaatatgcTAGGGTTAAGttcttgtacaaaacaagcagtgacagacatgaacagaacaaatatgctagggttaagagaaaagaaaaagaaataaaataaacaaataaataaataaaaaagttcagtagctcaaacaattaaattgtttacatcTTTTCCGAGTCTTTATAGCTTTGGAGTTTGTGGAGTGCTTAACAGTTTCTAAGTATTGCtgcattttattcataaaaatttTGCACAAGTTTTTTCTGTAACAAAATTTACTCTTATGAATATGGAATTTCGCTAAGATAATAGATAGATTAATGATatagaattgtttttgttttgaaatgctgacatcataaaatccaaacagcacatcTTTGTACAGTAGTGAAAATAGAACATACATATTGCAACGAATATACTAGGCgcagctccaaaacaaatgtacagttaccaAATAACAATCTTCCACAATgccgtctgcagctgtgctgatttcATATTGAAACAGAATGCTTGATCACTAGGGGAACAGTTGCCGTTGTGACTGAGAATTATGTTATGAATATGAACAGTTCACAAGTTACAAATTACTCACTCCCAtagtttttttggagcctgcttgctttttgtaaacttgtcttcattggtggccctgaaatgaatcagggcttgtgttttgtctggtggccctgaaatggaacagagataacaacattactttcttttattttttatttttttgggctacctgtcagatattcgttaagttattagtttagtttcatgcagtattgcaagtattatcacaatgaatactgtagtcaacatccagcagaactggtgaggctgtttacacagtcacacaagtgttatctggtgactttcatCCACGTTAACGTTTCACTCTTTGGGTTATAAGTTGATATTCAACCAAATAACCTGTACCACAACAACCGACGTAACTTATTCAGCGGAAAGTCACCAGATAATACGATCACTAACGttaacctgcagctgtaacgttaccagctgcagactctacggctacaggagatgacaccgtccggtcatcttacaaaaatgtcgatgcaaacatttcacgtatattaaaacaacttaaCAACTACATTATCACTGAGAAATGACTTTTGTAACTGAATGACAGCATAACGTTACTCGGTTATCAGAGAACCGGGGTTACGTGCGGCGGGGCAGGCAAGCCGTCGCCCGCGACCAAAAATATGTGTTACGCTACAAAAAGGTCTATAGTCCATAAAATGacgttaaactaagataatgcaatggttatcataattttaaaacaactattaacgaggaaaatactcacattgatAACTCCGCTTCCTCACGCttgtcgccgccatcttgcattGACTGAATCGTCTGTACTCGGCTGGGTTCGGTTGAGCTCGGCGGATGATACGCAAAGGATTCTGGGATAGCACTTACTGCCAAGGGTGGTCCTGGAAAATCTTAGAAGTGAGGGCCATACAGCCCTTATTCTTGGCCCTTATTCTTGACCCTCAACTCAACACTGAGAATCGGGACAGCACCAGCACTTCGCGGGAGCGCGGATTTTtgagattgagggttaagattgagggttaaaaTAGGAATTGGGATTAGTTTACAAAGCGTCTTTTTATTTTGGACTCCCTTTCCTGCTCGACTCACGTTTGGgattttaacagtattttatcaTCAAACATGTACTCTGACGGCACCAGGTATGTTACCAGAGTGGAGTCTTTTACCCTGACCAGAGGGCttggagcaggagaggaagtATTTAAAACCTTTACTCTAGTAAATGTAACTCAAATTGAATTAAAAGATTAGAAACACATATCCagtgatgaatttaagggcatcattaagaatgtggtgacagagacatgtgcttgtttttcttaagaggccactatgtttgaatagttgttgttttattgtgaatttttgtatgatatgttgtatttgttgcattttaaatgaattctgattggctgctactCACTTTTTGACTGAGATTATTATCAAAATAGTGTCTAATGTCTTTTCTATCAGTTCAATAATTGACTCGTGGTTCCAGCTGTACTTGAATATTTCATGTTTCCAGAGCaaattaatttgtaaagtaactagtaactaaagctgtcagataaatgtagtggagtagaggtCAGATTTGTACTTacagtacctgagtaaatgtgtttagttacattccaccactgggtgCAGTTTATCTTATATTATCTTTATAAGTTTGTgagtatgacttgacttgtgacttgcttaattttcaccacagtgactCGGGACTTGCTTTAGACTTAAAAgttatgacttgagacttgcttatgacttgcacatgtgtgacttactcccacctctgccaaaaatagaaaaacaacatgTGGTGGCAGATGCTGATATCGTGGATATCAccacaaattaattaataagtGCAGGAAACCCTGTAGAAAAACTCAGACTGTTTTTCAAACTGTGCAGACCTGTTGCCACACctcaacacacactcatacaatCAGAGACAGCAGTGGTAGCTCTTCCTATTGCAGACAAATGCAGCTACCTATAATAAAAAACCAAGGTTTTTCTTGTTCTTCTTATCTTACAAAATGCCAATGTCAAGTTGGATTGGTTGCAGTCTCACCTGGCTGTGTATTAACTATATGGTGCTGACAGATACCCTGAGCATCCTCTTTCCTAATGCCTTTAACCCTGGCATatccatgtgtgtttttaaaccaCAGAGAGGGAACTCAGGCTGAGGGACTTCTACATCTGAGGATGTTTTGTGAGGTAGTGCTATCCtgtttgctgttgtgtgctTTGGCAGCAGGTTGAGGGTAGCAGACGCCAATAGACtcaataaactgattcacaagGCCAGTAACGTAGTGGGAGTGGAGCTGGACTCGATGGTGGCAgtggcagagaggaggatgctgtctaataTACGTGtcatcttggacaatgtctcccACCCACTCCACTGAATTCAGTGATAGACTCATTCCCCCAAGATGCACCAcagagcgccacaggaagtcagtCCTGCCTTTGGCCTCCTGCATTTATAATTCACAATTATCTGTTCTGAccctgatcctgatcctgattCTGATCTTCCGTCCACATTTCCATGGCAGGTTTTCAGCATTGCTTGTTGCAATGCAAATAAACTGGCTTGATTTGACTCTGTCTTTGTCCCCTCCTCTTAGCTGGACAATCATGGCCTCCACGCCTCCACACAACTTCTCCTGGGTCGATCCAAACAAAGTGGCCGGACTGGCCCTACCCAGGATGCCATGTGAATACCGCTACCTGCTGGACAACGGCATCAAACACCTGGTTtgcctgtgtgagagaaaaCCACCTCACCATGACACGTGCCCAGAGTTGAAGCTGCACCACATCAAGATAGCGGACTTCACGTCTCCTTCACCGAGTCAGATCGAAAGATTTCTCTCCATCGTGGAGCAGGCCAACGCCAAGGGGGAGGTAAGAGCTCTGTGCTTGATGGATGGTTATGCTTATAAAGTTCTTTCAGGACTCTCCAGGGTTGAGTCTAGTATTGTACGCAGGCTCACAAGCAATGAAACCTAAAACATTTGGCATCAGGTTGATGAATCTCCTGGACCAGTGGAAGAGAAACTGTCTTTCACAACCTTACAGCTCCTCCAGAGTGCATCAGTCAAAAAGCAAAAGAGGAGTAAGCTGCTGAAACTGTGTCACAAAACACTTAATTTGTGAAAGATGTGATTGGCTGTGTCGCTATACCAATCTGTACACCCAGCCCGTTTGGTACTGTGCATGTGTAACTCAACAGAGATAAGAAGGCAGCAGGATGGCTCACTCATTAGCTACTTCAGGACTCTATATGTAGTTTATATATTTCAGTCATAGTGGTGTATCAGATTTTATATGCTGGGCCAGTTGGAGGTTGTCCTTTAGGCCAGATGTGGCCTGTGGGCGTTATCTAAgatgatgtcttcaaattgctCGCTTTGTCTGATTAAAGGTTTAAAAcccccaaaatattcagtttaacaTCATACAAGACGAAGAAAAGCAGCCAGTCAAGGATTTGTTAATAAACTGACTTCCTGCATCAGCTCAACAGCTCAACAAATTCCTGTCTCCCAGCAACGACTAATGCAGACATTGTGTGCTGCGTTACTGATGATTAAACAAAGTAAACACTGCGTTGTTCCTCTTCAGGGTGTGGGAGTACACTGCATGCATGGACATGGCAGAACAGGTACCATGCTGGCCTGCTACCTGGTGAAGACGAGGAAGCTATCCGGCATCGACGCCATCAATGAGATCCGCAGGCTGCGATGGGGCTCGATCGAAACTCACGAACAAGAGAAAGCTGTGGTGCAGTTTTATCAGCGCACAAAGTAGCTTTCACACAGGTAACTGTTCTGCTTctgagaggaggcagaggtaGCACAAGTTTTACAGTTGATAAGCTTAAAACCTCGATCATATTGCCAAATGAACTCTTTATTATCTAGAATTTACAATACTACACACTACGACTGCATTGAATACATCCTCACACTGTCATTAACATGGTACTGTATACTGTCCTTTTGCTATCACATCATTACTTCTGTTTATGTGAACATGTTGCTGCTTCGAAGTTTCTGTTTACAAGgctttaacctttatttaagcaCTGGATGCCAGAGAGAAGAGACGCTGACGCTCCTTGAATGTGAGCTTCTCAGGAGCCGACGCTCTCTTGATTTTCTCCTCCTGGCTTCTGTAAATAAACACAGATATTAGCAGGAATACTTGAATAGTACTAATGGGAATTCATGTGTGGGGTCATAAACAGTAGcttgtgctgttttaaaactatatttatagAGTGTATTTTACTCAGGGATCTCTTTCATACACTTTGAAAGTTTTTGGAAGAATGAATTGCTGTTATGTCTCActgttttaaaagcaaacttaaTTCAGAGGCTTGTGGTGACCGTACACAACTGTGTACGGATATGTCTGtgtcattaaaggaatacttcacccgcaCAATGGCCATTTgcatatcagttactcacctttTGCTACCATGAattcttgaagaaaaaaaagtatgccCGATACTTCCCAAATGCACTCCTTTTCACTGAAACATGATTTAAAGCACTTCTGCCTACTAGCAGCACGCCCTGAGTGTGCCTGAGCATGCTACTCTGCCTTTCATGAGACATTTTGTACTGACGTGTTTAAATCCTGTTTAAGGCCagttgcatgtgtttgggaagtcctgagcatacgactggataaatgaggcttggattatattgcacaagttgtgtgagagtttcgATATACTTCTGCAGTTATTAAACGTGGTCTCCATTTACTTCAATGTTTGCCtattttggattctttgttcatcGTAGAGGAAtgcgagaaaaaaaaagttttcttcacatatTCAAGGAAACAGTGAAATATTGTTACAGAAATGGTaattttccatccatccatttttatctgcttaggggccgggtcgcaggggcagcaggctgagcaaagcaccccaaacgtccctctccccagcaacgctttccagcgtTCCCAGGCCTGATGGgatatgtagtccctccagcgtgttctgggtctgcccggggcctcctaccagtgggatgtgcctggaacacctctaacaggaggcgcccaggaggatcctgaccAGATGCCcaaaaccacctcaactgacccctttcaacatgaaggagcagcgtcTCTACtcggagctccctccagatgtccgagctcctcagcctatctctaaggctgagcccagacaccccatggaggaaactcattttggccgctttatatctgcgatctcattctttcggtcactacccagagctcatgaccataggtgagggttgggacgtagatggaccagtaaatcgaaagctttgccctctggctcagctccctc includes:
- the dusp23b gene encoding dual specificity protein phosphatase 23b isoform X1 gives rise to the protein MYSDGTSWTIMASTPPHNFSWVDPNKVAGLALPRMPCEYRYLLDNGIKHLVCLCERKPPHHDTCPELKLHHIKIADFTSPSPSQIERFLSIVEQANAKGEGVGVHCMHGHGRTGTMLACYLVKTRKLSGIDAINEIRRLRWGSIETHEQEKAVVQFYQRTK
- the dusp23b gene encoding dual specificity protein phosphatase 23b isoform X2, which encodes MASTPPHNFSWVDPNKVAGLALPRMPCEYRYLLDNGIKHLVCLCERKPPHHDTCPELKLHHIKIADFTSPSPSQIERFLSIVEQANAKGEGVGVHCMHGHGRTGTMLACYLVKTRKLSGIDAINEIRRLRWGSIETHEQEKAVVQFYQRTK